One Cucurbita pepo subsp. pepo cultivar mu-cu-16 chromosome LG07, ASM280686v2, whole genome shotgun sequence genomic region harbors:
- the LOC111798636 gene encoding glucose-6-phosphate isomerase 1, chloroplastic, translating to MASISGICSSSPSLKPQIKTLFLGTTGSLRKDSVSFPIRAKYNDGKFGAGAAQSVAKEISVGLSAADGGVKKGLEKDPQALWSRYVDWLYQHKELGLFVDVSRIGFSDEFLAEMEPRFQAAFKAMEELEKGAIANPDEGRMVGHYWLRNSELAPNSFLKTQINNTLDAVCNFADDIISGKIKPPSSPEGRFTQILSVGIGGSALGPQFVAEALAPDNPPLKIRFIDNTDPAGIDHQIAQLGQELETTLVIVISKSGGTPETRNGLLEVQKAFREAGLNFAKQGVAVTQENSLLDNTARIEGWLARFPMFDWVGGRTSEMSAVGLLPAALQGIDIREMLAGAALMDNATRSTEIRNNPAALLALCWYWASDGIGSKDMVVLPYKDSLLLFSRYLQQLVMESLGKEFDLDGNRVNQGLTVYGNKGSTDQHAYIQQLREGVHNFFVTFIEVLRDRPPGHDWELEPGVTCGDYLFGMLQGTRSALYANDRESISVTVQEVTPRTVGAMVALYERAVGLYASLVNINAYHQPGVEAGKKAAGEVLALQKRVLAVLNEASCKEPVEPLTLDEVAERCHAPEDIEMIYKIIAHMAANDRALIAEGSCGSPRSIKVFLGECNLDELYA from the exons ATGGCCTCCATTTCTGGCATTTGTTCTTCCTCTCCATCCTTGAAGCCTCAGATCAAGACTTTGTTTCTTGGAACTACCGGATCATTGCGCAAAGATTCAGTGTCATTTCCAATTCGTGCGAAGTATAATGATGGAAAATTTGGTGCTGGAGCTGCTCAATCAGTGGCCAAAGAGATCTCGGTCGGATTGTCTGCTGCTGATGGAGGGGTTAAGAAGGGTTTGGAGAAAGATCCTCAGGCGCTGTGGAGTAGGTATGTTGACTGGCTTTACCAGCACAAAGAGCTTGGGCTGTTTGTGGATGTAAGTCGGATTGGATTCTCGGATGAGTTCTTGGCCGAGATGGAGCCTCGATTTCAAGCTGCTTTCAAGGCTATGGAGGAGCTTGAGAAGGGCGCGATTGCCAATCCGGACGAGGGACGCATGGTTGGGCATTATTGGCTGAGGAACTCTGAACTTGCGCCCAACTCGTTCTTGAAGACGCAGATCAATAATACTCTAGATGCTGTGTGCAATTTTGCGGACGATATCATCAGCGGTAAG ATTAAGCCCCCATCTTCTCCCGAGGGCCGCTTTACCCAGATACTGTCTGTTGGAATTGGAGGGTCAGCTCTTGGCCCGCAGTTTGTGGCTGAGGCATTGGCTCCGGATAATCCCCCGCTTAAG ATACGATTTATTGACAATACAGACCCAGCAGGAATTGATCATCAGATTGCACAACTAGGACAAGAATTGGAAACTACTCTTGTAATAGTGATTTCGAAG AGTGGAGGCACTCCTGAAACTAGAAATGGTTTGCTGGAAGTACAGAAGGCGTTTCGCGAGGCTGGCTTAAATTTTGCAAAACAG GGTGTTGCTGTAACACAAGAAAATTCATTGTTGGACAACACTGCAAGGATTGAAGGATGGTTGGCCAGGTTCCCAATGTTTGATTGGGTAGGTGGTAGAACATCAGAAATGTCTGCAGTTGGTCTACTTCCAGCGGCACTTCAG GGAATTGACATTCGAGAAATGCTTGCTGGTGCTGCTTTGATGGACAATGCAACCAGATCAACTGAG ATTAGAAATAATCCTGCAGCATTGCTTGCTTTGTGCTGGTATTGGGCTTCTGATGGCATAGGATCTAAG GATATGGTTGTTCTTCCCTACAAGGATAGCTTGTTATTATTTAGTCGTTATTTGCAGCAACTGGTCATGGAATCCCTTGGAAAAGAGTTTGATCTCGACGGAAATCGG GTTAATCAGGGACTTACAGTATATGGGAACAAAGGGAGTACAGATCAACATGC CTATATTCAACAATTGAGGGAAGGTGTGCACAATTTCTTTGTGACATTTATTGAAGTTCTGCGTGATAGGCCCCCTGGTCATGATTGGGAGCTTGAGCCAGGTGTTACATGTGGTGACTACCTTTTCGGTATGCTACAG GGAACAAGATCTGCACTCTATGCTAATGATAGGGAGTCCATCTCAGTCACCGTTCAAGAAGTGACTCCTAGAACTGTtggcgcaatggtagcacTTTATGAAAGAGCAGTAGGATTATATGCCAGCCTTGTCAACATTAATGCATACCATCAACCtg GTGTGGAAGCTGGAAAGAAAGCAGCAGGGGAAGTGTTGGCTCTCCAAAAGCGCGTCTTGGCAGTACTTAATGAGGCCAG CTGTAAAGAGCCTGTGGAACCATTGACACTTGATGAAGTAGCTGAACGCTGTCATGCTCCTGAGGAT ATTGAAATGATCTACAAGATTATTGCTCACATGGCCGCCAATGATAGAGCACTGATTGCTGAAGGCAGTTGTGGCTCACCACGCAGCATTAAGGTTTTCCTTGGAGAATGTAATCTTGACGAGTTGTATGCTTAG